Proteins from a genomic interval of Parafrankia irregularis:
- the glyA gene encoding serine hydroxymethyltransferase: protein MHEPAMTHLAASDPEIAGLVESEAQRQFEKIRLIASENYVSTAVLEASGSVLTNKYSEGYAGKRYYEGQQFIDPVETLAIDRAKAVFGVEHANVQPYSGSPANLAVYLAFLQPGDAVMGMGLPSGGHLTHGWTVSATGRWFQGVRYGVRQDTGRVDLDEVRDLALQHRPKVIFCGGTAIPRTIDFPAFAAIAGEIDAVLVADISHIAGLIAGGAHPSPVGHAPVITTTTHKTLRGPRGAMIMSDAAHASALDKAVFPGLQGGPHNHTTAAIAVALREATTPDFREYAHRVVANAKALAEALSARGFDLVTGGTDNHLILIDLTSRGVAGKPAAKALDRAGIELNYNTVPFDPRKPFDPSGVRLGTAAITTRGLQPEQMPTLAGWIDEAVKAAGDDDETTISRIAGEVRDLMTAYPMSGWV, encoded by the coding sequence ATGCACGAGCCCGCGATGACGCACCTGGCGGCCAGCGACCCCGAGATCGCCGGCCTGGTCGAGTCCGAGGCCCAGCGCCAGTTCGAGAAGATCCGGCTGATCGCCTCCGAGAACTACGTCTCCACCGCCGTCCTCGAGGCCTCCGGCTCCGTCCTGACGAACAAGTACTCCGAGGGCTACGCCGGCAAGCGCTACTACGAGGGCCAGCAGTTCATCGACCCGGTCGAGACCCTGGCGATCGACCGGGCGAAGGCGGTGTTCGGCGTCGAGCACGCGAACGTCCAGCCGTATTCGGGCTCGCCCGCCAACCTGGCCGTCTACCTGGCGTTCCTGCAGCCGGGCGACGCCGTGATGGGCATGGGCCTGCCCTCGGGTGGCCACCTGACCCACGGCTGGACGGTGTCGGCCACCGGCCGCTGGTTCCAGGGGGTCCGGTACGGAGTACGCCAGGACACCGGGCGGGTCGACCTCGACGAGGTGCGTGACCTCGCGCTCCAGCACCGGCCAAAGGTGATCTTCTGTGGTGGGACCGCGATCCCCCGCACCATCGACTTCCCCGCCTTCGCGGCGATCGCGGGCGAGATCGACGCCGTGCTCGTGGCGGACATCTCCCACATCGCCGGCCTGATCGCCGGTGGCGCCCACCCCTCGCCCGTGGGCCACGCACCGGTCATCACCACCACCACGCACAAGACCCTGCGCGGGCCCCGCGGCGCGATGATCATGTCGGACGCGGCGCACGCGTCCGCCCTCGACAAGGCGGTGTTCCCAGGCCTGCAGGGCGGCCCGCACAACCACACGACCGCCGCCATCGCGGTCGCGCTGCGCGAAGCCACCACCCCGGACTTCCGCGAGTACGCCCACCGCGTCGTCGCGAACGCGAAGGCGCTCGCCGAGGCGCTGTCCGCCCGCGGTTTCGACCTCGTCACCGGCGGCACCGACAACCATCTGATCCTGATCGACCTGACCAGCCGTGGCGTCGCCGGCAAGCCGGCCGCGAAGGCGCTGGACCGGGCCGGTATCGAGCTCAACTACAACACCGTTCCGTTCGATCCGCGCAAGCCGTTCGACCCGTCCGGCGTCCGGCTGGGAACGGCCGCGATCACCACCCGCGGACTGCAGCCGGAGCAGATGCCGACGCTGGCGGGCTGGATCGACGAGGCCGTGAAGGCCGCGGGCGACGACGACGAGACCACCATCAGCCGCATCGCCGGCGAGGTGCGAGACCTGATGACGGCCTACCCGATGTCCGGCTGGGTCTGA
- a CDS encoding TetR/AcrR family transcriptional regulator, whose amino-acid sequence MTPTEDEPGLRRDARRNREQLITAARELFAERGVDVPLEEIARRARVSIGTLYNRFPTRGHLVDAVFADRVAASVRIAEAALDMDDPWQALVLLLEQTCELQAADLGYNDVVSRALPLRGAAEQARARGYELMRQVIVRAQEAAVLRADITLEDMAFVLWGHARTVEATAAVAPRAWRRHLAIMLDGLRAEAAHPLPEPPLRPDQARQALSGQCAAEHDEPRAPGDGGPLSRPPGRQGRAHYDAEQQS is encoded by the coding sequence TTGACCCCGACAGAAGACGAGCCCGGCCTGCGCAGAGACGCACGCCGCAACCGCGAGCAGCTGATCACCGCCGCGCGCGAGCTGTTCGCCGAGCGCGGCGTCGACGTCCCCCTGGAGGAGATCGCCCGCCGCGCCCGGGTGAGCATCGGCACGCTGTACAACCGGTTCCCGACCCGTGGCCACCTCGTCGACGCCGTGTTCGCCGACCGGGTCGCGGCGAGTGTGCGCATCGCCGAAGCGGCGCTCGACATGGACGACCCGTGGCAGGCGCTCGTCCTCCTGCTCGAACAGACCTGCGAGCTGCAGGCCGCCGACCTCGGCTACAACGACGTCGTCTCCCGGGCACTGCCGCTGCGCGGCGCCGCCGAGCAGGCCCGGGCCCGCGGCTATGAGCTGATGCGGCAGGTCATCGTGCGGGCCCAGGAGGCCGCGGTCCTGCGCGCGGACATCACCCTGGAGGACATGGCCTTCGTCCTGTGGGGCCACGCGCGCACCGTCGAGGCGACCGCGGCCGTCGCGCCCCGCGCCTGGCGACGCCATCTCGCGATCATGCTGGACGGCCTGCGCGCCGAGGCCGCCCACCCGCTGCCCGAGCCACCGCTTCGACCTGACCAGGCCCGACAGGCGCTGAGCGGTCAGTGCGCCGCGGAGCACGACGAGCCTCGGGCGCCTGGTGACGGCGGTCCACTGTCCAGGCCTCCGGGGCGTCAGGGCCGTGCCCACTACGATGCAGAGCAACAGTCGTGA
- a CDS encoding SDR family NAD(P)-dependent oxidoreductase translates to MDVGRFVISGGTDGIGRALALHYLRAGADVVVIGRSEEKFRRLVAEAGGGVSGVSGAGVAHFVEADLALAAENRRVVVEVAERFPEIDALILCAAYLRTTRTVTAEGLEHTFALYYLSRYLLSHGLADRLEAADRPVVLNTSVPGASRDAVRWGDLQLDRRFTARRANQQSRRANELLGLMLRARPAGRIRHVLYNPGFVRTSHAGALSRPARALVSALAAVAATPVDRAVEPIVELIDQPPECQVSAYRRRHRLRLSAAAADIAEAERLRSVTGRL, encoded by the coding sequence GTGGACGTGGGCAGATTCGTCATCTCGGGGGGAACTGACGGCATCGGGCGGGCCCTGGCCCTGCACTACCTGCGGGCAGGTGCCGACGTCGTGGTCATCGGCCGCAGCGAGGAGAAGTTCCGCCGCCTGGTCGCCGAGGCCGGCGGCGGCGTCAGTGGCGTCAGTGGCGCCGGGGTGGCCCATTTCGTCGAGGCGGACCTGGCGCTCGCCGCGGAGAACCGCCGTGTCGTCGTCGAGGTCGCCGAGAGGTTCCCCGAGATCGACGCACTCATCCTCTGCGCGGCCTACCTGCGCACCACCCGCACCGTCACGGCGGAGGGTCTCGAGCACACCTTCGCCCTCTACTACCTGAGCCGCTACCTGCTCAGTCACGGCCTGGCCGACCGCCTTGAGGCCGCCGACCGGCCGGTGGTTCTGAACACCTCGGTGCCAGGTGCGTCCCGCGACGCGGTGAGGTGGGGAGACCTGCAGCTTGACCGCCGGTTCACCGCCCGGCGCGCCAACCAGCAGAGCCGGCGCGCCAACGAGCTGCTCGGCCTGATGTTGCGTGCGCGCCCGGCGGGTCGAATCCGTCACGTGCTCTACAACCCCGGCTTCGTGCGCACCAGCCATGCGGGCGCGCTGAGCCGGCCGGCACGGGCGCTGGTGTCGGCGCTGGCCGCGGTCGCCGCCACCCCGGTCGACCGGGCGGTCGAACCGATCGTCGAGCTGATCGATCAGCCTCCGGAGTGCCAGGTGTCGGCCTACCGGCGCCGGCATCGGCTGCGGCTGAGCGCGGCAGCCGCCGACATCGCCGAGGCGGAGCGCTTGCGGAGCGTAACCGGTCGACTGTGA
- a CDS encoding putative leader peptide — MRWTYTGVARRYVDLVRIASALCR, encoded by the coding sequence ATGCGGTGGACATACACCGGCGTGGCGCGCCGCTACGTCGACCTCGTGCGGATCGCCAGCGCCCTCTGTCGCTAG
- a CDS encoding ABC transporter substrate-binding protein, whose product MGRRGFLRLGALAGGSILLAACGGGGDSASGGSTSGGTLRWGWALVTSWDPITSSAGWDVHALSLVYAGLTKLDEKANPVPALASSWEYSADGTSVTFHLRSGLTFSDGTAVDAAAVKKSLERGRDAKNSLVAAQLASLKEVVAVDATTVRIDLKNTDYQLPAILAGKTGMIVSPKAIDTDEKGLATRPVGAGPFQLNSYVPNDSAKLTRFAGYWDAANIKPDNFELYPAPEAATALASLQSGRLDVAMIPASQLTAVKAAGFEVQVISSLVISVLDVNNTVAPFDNPKVVQAIKHAVDRKALVDTVNFGVGEVNYQPFPKGHAGHNAALENAYPYDVAKAKKLLAEAGHPDGIDVTLTTTVAEGLPEQVQAQLAKAGIRVKLEVIPQAQATQQVYIQRAKPFFTDQFAGRESPVQAFQVLFGDQGLMNPGRTNPPALKEAVAKITATPLDDPNYASVVQAATKVAVENMPNVFLFSNPRILARRSNVSPVGSYLMAQRFEGVTVTGNS is encoded by the coding sequence ATGGGGCGACGTGGGTTCCTGCGCCTGGGGGCGCTGGCCGGAGGCTCGATCCTGCTGGCGGCGTGCGGGGGCGGCGGTGACTCGGCCTCGGGTGGCAGCACCAGCGGGGGCACCCTGCGCTGGGGATGGGCGCTGGTCACCTCCTGGGACCCGATCACGTCGTCGGCCGGGTGGGACGTCCACGCCCTCTCGCTGGTCTACGCGGGCCTGACGAAGCTGGACGAGAAGGCGAACCCGGTGCCCGCGCTCGCCAGCTCCTGGGAGTACAGCGCTGACGGCACGTCGGTCACCTTCCACCTGCGTTCCGGGCTCACGTTCAGCGACGGCACCGCGGTGGACGCCGCCGCCGTCAAGAAGAGCCTCGAGCGTGGCCGGGACGCGAAGAACTCGTTGGTGGCCGCCCAGCTCGCCAGCCTCAAGGAGGTCGTGGCGGTCGACGCGACGACCGTCCGCATCGACCTGAAGAACACCGACTACCAGCTGCCCGCCATTCTCGCCGGCAAGACCGGGATGATCGTCAGCCCGAAGGCCATCGACACCGACGAGAAGGGGCTGGCGACCAGGCCGGTCGGCGCCGGGCCGTTCCAGCTGAACTCCTACGTGCCCAACGACAGCGCGAAGCTGACGCGCTTCGCCGGCTACTGGGACGCCGCCAACATCAAGCCGGACAACTTCGAGCTCTACCCGGCGCCCGAGGCCGCCACCGCCCTCGCGTCGCTCCAGTCGGGCCGCCTCGACGTCGCCATGATCCCCGCGTCGCAGCTCACCGCGGTCAAGGCCGCCGGGTTCGAGGTGCAGGTCATCTCATCGCTGGTCATCAGCGTGCTCGACGTCAACAACACGGTGGCTCCGTTCGACAACCCCAAGGTCGTCCAGGCGATCAAGCACGCGGTCGACCGGAAGGCACTGGTGGACACCGTCAACTTCGGTGTCGGCGAGGTCAACTACCAGCCGTTCCCGAAGGGGCACGCCGGGCACAACGCCGCCCTGGAGAACGCCTACCCGTACGACGTGGCCAAGGCCAAGAAGCTGCTCGCCGAGGCCGGGCACCCGGACGGCATCGACGTCACGCTCACCACCACGGTCGCCGAGGGGCTGCCCGAGCAGGTCCAGGCGCAGCTCGCCAAGGCCGGGATCCGGGTCAAGCTGGAGGTCATCCCGCAGGCCCAGGCGACCCAGCAGGTCTACATCCAGCGGGCGAAGCCGTTCTTCACCGACCAGTTCGCCGGGCGGGAGAGCCCCGTGCAGGCGTTCCAGGTGCTCTTCGGCGACCAGGGCCTGATGAACCCGGGCCGGACCAACCCGCCGGCGCTCAAGGAGGCGGTCGCGAAGATCACCGCGACGCCGCTGGACGACCCGAACTACGCGTCCGTCGTGCAGGCGGCGACGAAGGTCGCCGTGGAGAACATGCCCAACGTCTTCCTCTTCAGCAACCCGCGGATCCTGGCCCGTCGCTCGAACGTGTCGCCGGTCGGCAGCTACCTGATGGCGCAGCGGTTCGAGGGCGTCACCGTGACCGGGAACAGCTGA